One Pseudomonadota bacterium DNA segment encodes these proteins:
- a CDS encoding O-antigen ligase domain-containing protein has product MGPRERAVPANVEALQLTMKFFVFGLFCAIAIPTLTCLAARSATARGLLLCALVVSTALGPGASIHLTTLTDYRGTEDGFIVHLTDVLCVALAMALIVAERHRVRLVPHEPLPLAALVVVGSLSTAAAHDPTLSLCTMFTLLKACLIYWCVSSALTTGTSTRWLWRGFLTLAASLSVITVAQRVILHVPRVNALFPHSNTLPSFTFLFIPLLLTGALCEPALPRGERSFTVLSVFALSLGVMFTMSRSGFVLLPLSLIGALLTGVRHGATPSARRLGMMLLICLALMGLALSGPVMERFANAPSASGEARHEFNDAALAMADDNPLGVGLNCYADVLSTNPVYRRDLRVLRNERSAGVCHNIYLLTAAETGWVGLAIALLAAARICTVAWREGRRRRGTDAVALHALLAGWLCVLATGTLEWVMRQSPVIDMAAITTALAMVLAHRPASTVRTSSNSTLRPPLSSADRRAVTSHA; this is encoded by the coding sequence GTGGGACCGCGAGAGCGCGCGGTTCCTGCGAACGTGGAGGCGCTACAGCTGACGATGAAGTTCTTCGTGTTCGGACTCTTCTGCGCGATTGCCATACCGACGTTGACCTGCCTCGCCGCTCGAAGCGCCACCGCTCGTGGCCTGCTTCTGTGCGCCCTGGTGGTATCGACCGCGCTCGGTCCGGGGGCAAGCATCCATCTGACCACTCTGACCGACTATCGCGGCACAGAGGACGGCTTCATCGTGCACCTCACCGATGTGCTCTGCGTCGCGCTGGCGATGGCGCTCATCGTCGCAGAGCGTCATCGGGTGCGCCTTGTCCCGCACGAACCCCTTCCCCTCGCCGCGCTGGTCGTCGTGGGCAGCCTCTCCACCGCGGCCGCGCACGACCCCACGCTCTCGCTCTGCACCATGTTCACCCTGCTGAAGGCCTGCCTCATCTACTGGTGCGTCTCCAGCGCGCTCACGACGGGAACTTCAACGCGCTGGCTATGGCGGGGATTCCTGACGCTGGCGGCATCGCTCTCGGTCATCACCGTGGCGCAGCGCGTCATCTTGCACGTGCCGCGCGTCAACGCGCTCTTCCCACACTCGAACACCTTGCCCTCCTTCACCTTTCTGTTCATTCCCCTGCTGCTGACCGGCGCCCTCTGCGAACCCGCCCTGCCACGAGGGGAACGCAGCTTCACGGTGCTCTCGGTCTTCGCGCTCTCTCTCGGCGTGATGTTCACCATGTCACGTTCCGGCTTCGTCCTTCTGCCCCTCTCGCTGATCGGGGCGCTGCTCACCGGCGTTCGCCATGGCGCCACCCCGAGCGCCCGCAGGCTCGGAATGATGCTGCTGATCTGCCTGGCTCTCATGGGGCTCGCGCTCTCGGGCCCCGTGATGGAACGCTTTGCCAACGCGCCTTCCGCAAGCGGTGAAGCGCGCCATGAGTTCAACGACGCCGCGCTCGCGATGGCCGATGACAACCCGCTGGGCGTGGGGCTGAACTGCTACGCCGACGTGCTCAGCACGAACCCCGTGTACCGACGCGATCTCCGCGTACTGCGCAACGAGCGCAGCGCGGGGGTCTGCCACAACATCTATCTTCTCACGGCCGCGGAGACCGGATGGGTCGGTCTCGCCATCGCCCTCCTCGCCGCCGCCCGCATCTGCACCGTGGCGTGGCGTGAGGGGCGACGTCGAAGGGGCACCGATGCCGTCGCGCTCCACGCGCTTCTCGCAGGCTGGCTGTGCGTGCTCGCCACGGGAACCCTCGAATGGGTGATGCGGCAATCGCCTGTCATCGACATGGCGGCGATCACGACCGCCCTCGCCATGGTCCTGGCGCATCGACCTGCCTCCACCGTGCGGACCTCCTCGAACAGCACCCTGCGCCCGCCCCTCAGCAGCGCTGACCGCCGCGCGGTGACCTCTCACGCCTGA